The following DNA comes from Falco peregrinus isolate bFalPer1 chromosome 12 unlocalized genomic scaffold, bFalPer1.pri SUPER_12_unloc_1, whole genome shotgun sequence.
CCCCCCGCCACATTGCTGGAGCAACGCCTCACTCTGCACATGCGTTTATTGCCCTGCAGGGAACCCCCACTCCGCCCCGTACCCCGAATTTTCCCTGGAGATCCATCCATGGACCCCAAATGGATGTGCTGGAGGTCGGAGCTGCATCCTGGagtgctgcaggtgggatgTGGCAAAcggagaggggctggggaagaCCCCCGAAGGGtggggggtgctgtggggttCTCTTGGGGTGTCCTTGCGTGCTCAGGGGTGTCCCTCGCAGACCAGGGGAGCTGGCTGGTGCAGGGGTAGTCATACCACTGGCCGTCCTCCCTCACCGCCGCACAGTTCTCCTGGTGGCCACCGTTGGGCTCGTTCCTGTGCCACCAGCTGCAACGAGGAGGGGGATCAGGACATTTAGGGGGGTCCCCCCCGCATCCCCAGGCCCCCAGCCCCttgtccccagcacccacagggcTGTACCTGCTTTCCCAGGGTAGGATAGTCCCGTTCGCTCGCTTCCAGGTACCCTCGACCTCCTCATCCCTGATGCCGAGCCAGGAGGAGCTTTTCAGCATCGTCTGGATGTGATCCTGGGGGCAAAGGCAGCATTACCCCATTGCAGAGCCCCCCCACgaccccctgcccacccccggGGACCGTAGGGGACAGCAGGTCCTGGTGGCAGGTAGGACCCGATGCTATACCCCCCCCTCAATACCCCACGCCTCCCCACTGCTGACACAAGCTCTGCCCTGGAGTGGGGGGGTTACAGGGGGAGTTTGCGGGTTTTGGGGGTTGGAGAACAGTTCAGAGGagatttgggggtgggggtggcagggggagggCCTGTCTGGGGTTAAGGTTGGGTTATCTGTGGGTTGGGGGtcacagtaataaaaaatgagGGTTAGAGTTAAAGTTAGAGCCCTGTTGGGGGTCTGGGCTAGCTTAGGGGTAGGTCAAGTCCTATAAATAGACGTAAAATTAAGTTTAGGGTAGGGCTAGTATTAAAATTACGGAGAATCGGATTAGCATTAGGGTTAACGTCGGGGTTAccgttagggtcagggttctgGAAGGTTCAGATCAGGCTTAGGATCAGGATTTTAGGGCTCGGGATGGGGTTAGGGATAAGTTTGAGCTGGATTTGTTTCAGTATTAGGGTTACAGCTCCGTTGGGAATAGGGTTGGGTGAATCGTAGCAATATTAGGCACTAGAGTGGAAATTCGGGGTTAAAAGGACAGAATTTGGGTAAAGCTTTGGGTGAGGGCTCAGCAGCACCCACCCATGGGCCAAAATGGTGTGTGGGGCGACCCCAGACCTGGCCTAGGGTTCAGGACAGGGTTCACACGAGGCTTCCAgccgctccccctcccctcaaAGCCCATCTCAGGCCCCCCAGtgttccccctccccatcccccttcCCGGATACCTGGATCCATCCCTGCTCACCTTCTCCTCAGCACCATCCACCTCCAGGAGCTGCGTGCCCAGGACCGAGCAGAACCGCTGGGCGTTCTCCCAGGAACTTGGCGTCTTGGAGTAGAAATAGCAGGAGTTCCTGAAGTAGGTCCAGCCTTTGGAGCAagggggacagcctggggagggggaacacCCAGAAAAAGAGGGGTTACCCCCTAGCTGGGGCTGCGAGACCCCCATAACGTTGGTGCAGAGAGCATCTCCCCTGGGGTTAGTGTTACAGCTGGGTTACGGTTAGAGCcctgctggggtttgggttaaATCCTGTATATTTGGGGTTAGGACTGGGTTAAACTGAATCAGAATTAGGTTAAATCCTCTATATTTATAGgtttaaatttgtatttatcttATTTATTTAGGATTCTTGCCGGATTAGGGTCCCACTGGGGTTTGTGTTTGGCTTTAATCCTATATGTTTAGGGTTGCAGCTGGGTTGGGGTTAGGCCCACGCTGAATTTTGGGCTAAATTAGGATTATCTTCAGTCCTAGATATTTAGGGCTACGGCTGAGGTAGCGTTAGGACCCCACTGGGAGTAGGGCTTCGTTAGGATTAATTTAAATCCTAtatatttagggttagggctaggttaGGATTATCAGGGTTTGTgctggattagggttagtttaaATCCCACGTATTTAGGGCTACAAATTAAGGCCCTGCTGGGGTTTGGGCTAGCTTAGAGTTAgataaaatcacatttatttaGGGTTTGAGCTGGGTTAAGATGCCATCGAGGTTTGACCTCAGGGTTAGGTTGTCTGCATCAGGATTATGCATATATTTAGGGTTAAGTCTGCATCAGGATTATGCCCCCGTTAGGGTTTGGGCtcggttagggttgggttaaATCACCCTAAATGTAGGATTGGATTATGTTTAACACCCTGTTGCAGTCTAAGTTTAGCTTTAATTGCATCCCTGCCAGGTTAGGCCTGGATTTCAGCCAGCGCAGGGGTTAGGCAAAGCCCTAAATATTTGGGATAAAGGTGCCGGCACTGACAGGAGCGGGAACAGACGTTGTCCTGGCTCCCGTGGATCACCCAGCGGCTCCACTGGCGGTTCCCAGTGTAGAGCATCACCACTTGCTCCTGGTTGTTGCCATAATTGAAGTAGAGGTTGTAACCGGCGAGTGCCAACAGCCCGCCGTCGCGGCATTCCCAACGCTGCAGCCGGCCGTCAGCGCGGCATGGCTCCAGCCTCACGAAGGCTCTGTTTTGCCCACGGGTCGCCGTAACGCAACgctggctctgccagccctgtaGCTGGCCCCCTTGTAGCCACTGGAACTGTTGTGCAGCCGCCTCGGGCTGGCAAGCTGTCGCTATCAGCTGGTGGCCACTAGCCGCCACGCACTTGCGGTGGTCTTCGTTGTACAGCAGGAAGGAGCGGGAGGCTGCGGAGAGGTTCCCAGTGAACCAGGGGGGACAcgtgggggctgggggacacgTCCCTGGGGATCACAGCGGtaaagcgggggggggggggggggggggggggcagcgagGGGTACACACCCACGTTGgacagctgcttctccttctctgcctccAGCGCTGATGTCAGGGCTGTAACTGcggggggacatggggacacaggcGGGTCACCACAAGGCACAGGGTGTCCTGGAGCTGGTGCCGTGGCAGGGATGGGAGAAGGGCTGGTGTGGAAGGGTGCTGAGCACTCGGAGACCCCCACAGAGACCCCCAGCACCCCGTTAACCTTCCCTCTGTCCCCCAGTAGTGCCAGCATCGCCACCCCAGTGCTCCCCTGAGCCCCGCAGAGCCCCGCTACTCACTGCGCTGCGAACCGATGGTGAGGAAGAGGATGTTCATCAGCACCGAGACTCCCAGCACCgcagcacccaccagcaccagcttCTTCCCGGAGCAGCACCGTGACGCTGGGGAGGGTGGGTGAGTGGTGACCGGCTCCCAGtttgggcagagctgggtgccaCTGGTTTTAAACACAGCGTGGGTTTTTCCTGCTGACGATGCTCTTGCCCTCGCCCACGGCGTACCTGGGTCGGGCACGTGCTTCTGGCCTGGCACGGTGCTGGTGGGGTCCAGGGGCTCGTACAGGTTCTCCTCTGTGGggcacagggtgctgcaggctggggagggggggcactGATGGCACTTGTGggggtgccccccccctcccagtgcCACCATCAATCCTGGGCACTTCCCTGGAGCATGAGGGTGGGAGATTCCCCCCGgtgccacttccctggggaccCGGTATTGGGCACCAGGGACGAGGGTGCCACCACCCACCCTGGGATCCTCCCTTGGGCActggggacagagccagggGGTGCCCCCCCAGCATTGTGAGACCCCAAAAGGGACGGGGGACTGCTGGgctcacccccaccccatccagcaccccagggtgctccCTACCTTCCCTGCCGGGCCCCAGCACCGACACTTGCCCCTGGCCAGCTTGGCTGGACTCGAGGTTGCCGTACATCGTCCCTGTGTCACCAAAGTGCTGTCCCCAAGCGAGTGTTCCCACTGATAAAGCCTGTGGGAAGCGGGTgacggcggggccgggggggcccgGATGCACCCTTACTCCGGGGGGTGGGCCTCAAAGGGGCCCCTGAGCACCCAGCAGTTccctccctgcaccccaaaGCTTGGTGGGAGCTGGCACTGCCAGTGCCAGGCCCCACTGCGTGCTGGCAAAGACACCGCGATGTCCCTGTCACCGGGTGTCCccatgcccagcccagccctggcacctgcCCACCCCGGGGTGgccacacacccaccccagtACCCATG
Coding sequences within:
- the LOC129783242 gene encoding uncharacterized protein LOC129783242, yielding MGKSLVPFPMPDWSPSSSFPAPQSQPSTPITTPALSVGTLAWGQHFGDTGTMYGNLESSQAGQGQVSVLGPGREACSTLCPTEENLYEPLDPTSTVPGQKHVPDPASRCCSGKKLVLVGAAVLGVSVLMNILFLTIGSQRITALTSALEAEKEKQLSNVASRSFLLYNEDHRKCVAASGHQLIATACQPEAAAQQFQWLQGGQLQGWQSQRCVTATRGQNRAFVRLEPCRADGRLQRWECRDGGLLALAGYNLYFNYGNNQEQVVMLYTGNRQWSRWVIHGSQDNVCSRSCCPPCSKGWTYFRNSCYFYSKTPSSWENAQRFCSVLGTQLLEVDGAEEKDHIQTMLKSSSWLGIRDEEVEGTWKRANGTILPWESSWWHRNEPNGGHQENCAAVREDGQWYDYPCTSQLPWSARDTPEHARTPQENPTAPPTLRGSSPAPLRLPHPTCSTPGCSSDLQHIHLGSMDGSPGKIRGTGRSGGSLQGNKRMCRVRRCSSNVAGGCVGWGTPDGVGRMGAV